Genomic window (Saccharothrix australiensis):
CGACGCTGCACCTAAATGCATTTCGGGGAGAACCAGCTATCACGGAGTTTGATTGGCCTTTCACCCCTAACCACAGCTCATCCCCCAGGTTTTCAACCCTGGTGGGTTCGGGCCTCCACGCAGTCTTACCCACGCTTCACCCTGGCCATGGCTAGATCACCCCGCTTCGGGTCTAGACCACGCGACTCCACCGCCCTCTTCGGACTCGCTTTCGCTACGGCTACCCCACACGGGTTAACCTCGCCACGCAGCACTAACTCGCAGGCTCATTCTTCAAAAGGCACGCCGTCACCCCGAAAGGCTCCGACGGATTGTAGGCACACGGTTTCAGGTACTATTTCACTCCCCTCCCGGGGTACTTTTCACCTTTCCCTCACGGTACTCGTCCGCTATCGGTCACCAGGGAGTATTCAGGCTTAGCGGGTGGTCCCGCCAGATTCACAGCAAATTCCACGAGCTCGCTGCTACTTGGGAACACTACAAAGAGACGCCGGGTTTTCACGTACGGGACTCTCACCCTCTACGGCCGCGCTTTCCAGACACGTTCCGCTAACCACAACGTTTTCTGACTCTTTGCCAGTCCGGCAGAACTGACCAGTAGGTCCCACGACCCCGCACACGCAACCCCTGCCGGGTATCACACGAATACGGTTTAGCCTCTTCCGCTTTCGCTCGCCACTACTCACGGAATCACGGTTGTTTTCTCTTCCTGCGGGTACTGAGATGTTTCACTTCCCCGCGTTCCCTCCACACACCCTATGTGTTCAGGCGTGGGTGACCCCACATGACTGGGGCCGGGTTTCCCCATTCGGAAATCCTTGGATCTCAGCTCGGTTGACAACTCCCCAAGGCTTATCGCAGTCTCCTACGTCCTTCATCGGCTCCTGGTGCCAAGGCATCCACCGTATGCCCTTAATAACTTGCCACAAAGATGCTCGCATCCACTGTGCAGTTCTCAAAGAACAACCAGACACTCCCCACCACGCACAACGCCTACCCGGCAACCCAGGCGGTTCGAAGGCTAAGGAAGCCCTGCCGTCTCCTCGCTGAAAGAAACACAACACGCGTGTTCCCTCAGGACCCAACAGCGTACCGAACAGAAACCATGAACCCTTCGAAGACCCTTCCACACCCTCACAGGCAGTACTAACTCTCCGAACAACCCACGCTCTGCACTAGCCAGCATCCACATCATCGAGCAACCACCGGCCGATCGTTCGCCGACCGCATGGTTCTCCGAGCACACCGAGATGCACCCGCAGAATGCTCCTTAGAAAGGAGGTGATCCAGCCGCACCTTCCGGTACGGCTACCTTGTTACGACTTCGTCCCAATCGCCAGTCCCACCTTCGACCGCTCCCCCCCATACGGGTTGGGCCACGGGCTTCGGGTGTTACCGACTTTCGTGACGTGACGGGCGGTGTGTACAAGGCCCGGGAACGTATTCACCGCAGCGTTGCTGATCTGCGATTACTAGCGACTCCGACTTCACGGGGTCGAGTTGCAGACCCCGATCCGAACTGAGACCGGCTTTCTGGGATTCGCTCCACCTCACGGCTTAGCAGCCCTCTGTACCGGCCATTGTAGCATGTGTGAAGCCCTGGACATAAGGGGCATGATGACTTGACGTCATCCCCACCTTCCTCCGAGTTGACCCCGGCAGTCTCCCATGAGTCCCCGCCATCACGCGCTGGCAACATGGAACGAGGGTTGCGCTCGTTGCGGGACTTAACCCAACATCTCACGACACGAGCTGACGACAGCCATGCACCACCTGTACACCAGTCCGAAGAGGCCCCCATCTCTGGAGGTTTCCGGTGCATGTCAAGCCCAGGTAAGGTTCTTCGCGTTGCATCGAATTAATCCACATGCTCCGCCGCTTGTGCGGGCCCCCGTCAATTCCTTTGAGTTTTAGCCTTGCGGCCGTACTCCCCAGGCGGGGTGCTTAATGCGTTAGCTGCGGCACGGAGGACGTGGAAGCCCCCCACACCTAGCACCCACCGTTTACGGCGTGGACTACCAGGGTATCTAATCCTGTTCGCTCCCCACGCTTTCGCTCCTCAGCGTCAGTATCGGCCCAGAGACCCGCCTTCGCCACCGGTGTTCCTCCTGATATCTGCGCATTTCACCGCTACACCAGGAATTCCAGTCTCCCCTGCCGAACTCAAGTCTGCCCGTATCGACCGCAGGCTCCACGTTAAGCGTGAAGTTTTCACGGCCGACGCAACAAACCGCCTACGAGCTCTTTACGCCCAATAATTCCGGACAACGCTCGCACCCTACGTATTACCGCGGCTGCTGGCACGTAGTTAGCCGGTGCTTCTTCTGCAGGTACCGTCACTCACGCTTCGTCCCTGCTGAAAGAGGTTTACAACCCGAAGGCCGTCATCCCTCACGCGGCGTCGCTGCATCAGGCTTTCGCCCATTGTGCAATATTCCCCACTGCTGCCTCCCGTAGGAGTCTGGGCCGTGTCTCAGTCCCAGTGTGGCCGGTCACCCTCTCAGGCCGGCTACCCGTCGTCGCCTTGGTAGGCCATCACCCCACCAACAAGCTGATAGGCCGCGGGTCCATCCCATACCGCCGGAACTTTCCACCCCCCACCATGCGATGGAAGGTCGTATCCGGTATTAGACCTAGTTTCCCAGGCTTATCCCGGAGTACAGGGCAGGTTACCCACGTGTTACTCACCCGTTCGCCGCTCGTGTACCCCGAAGGGCCTTACCGCTCGACTTGCATGTGTTAAGCACGCCGCCAGCGTTCGTCCTGAGCCAGGATCAAACTCTCCAATAAGGATTGTGTTGATCGCTCGAACAACACTGACACACGAACCGGAATATGGTCCGTGACATTGCCAGTTGTCCAGTCAATCTCAAAGGAAACCTCTTGACGAGGTTCATAAATTTACTGGCTATTCGGCACGCTGTTGAGTTCTCAAAGAACACGCGCTCATCGTCACTCACCGCTCACGCGGCTCGATCGGAGGCTTGTGCATTCACAAAGCTGGTTGTGGAAACTAGACGCCCTGGTCACATCGGCTGCCTAGCAGCCCGGACTGGGTCTTCCCGTTTCGCGGTCACCCACTCTACCACACTCGGTGGGAGCTTGGTTCGTGACCCGCCGCGCTCCGTTCCGGTTTTCCCGGCCCGTTCCGCGCTGACAGAGAGAAAGTTACACGTACCCGAACCGGAGGTCAAATCGGGGTCGCGACGCGGCCGCACGGACTGAAACCGCAGGTCAGCAGCCCGTGCAGCACTCGCCACCACGCTATCCGACCCGGTTCGCGCGCAACAGTGTGACCGCCATCACACCAGAACCCGCACGCCGGCCGTGTTCCGCTTGCCCCGGCGCACGACCAGCCACGACCCGTGCAGCAGGTCGTCCCTGGCCGGCACCCACTCCTCGTCGACGACCTTCGCGTTGTTCACGTACGCGCCGCCCTCCTTGACGGTGCGCCGCGCCGCGCCCTTGCTGTCCGCCAGCCCGGAGACCACCAGCAGGTCCACGATGGTCGGCGAGTCCGCCAGGCGCACCTCGCCGGTCGGGGCCTCGGCCATCGCGGCCTCCAGCGTCGACAGGTCCAGCTCCCGCAGCTCGCCGCGCCCGAACAGCGCCTGGCTGGCCGCGACCACCTGTCGCGTCTCGCGCTCGCCGTGCACCAGGTCGGTGAACTCCTGGGCGAGCTTCTTCTGCGCGGCCCGCAGGTGCGGCGCCTCGGCGGTCTGCCGCTCCAGCTCGGCGATCTCGTCCCGCGACAGGAACGTGAACAGCCGCAGGTACCGCAGCACGTCGGCGTCGCCCACGTTCACGAAGTACTGGTACCAGGCGTACGGCGAGGTCATCGCCGGGTCGAGCCAGACGTTGCCGCCGCCGGTGGACTTGCCGAACTTGCGCCCCTCGGCGTCGGTGACCAGCGGCGCGGTCAGGGCGTGCACGGACTTGCCGTCGACCTTCCGGACCAGGTCGACGCCGCCGACGATGTTGCCCCACTGGTCGGAGCCGCCGACCTGGAGCCGCGTGCCGTACTCGCGGTGCAGCCGGAGGTAGTCGTGCGACTGGAGCAGCAGGTAGCTGAACTCCGTGTACGACATGCCGTCGCCGTCGAGCCGCCGCTTCACGGTCTCGCGGGCGAGCATGACGTTGACGGAGAAGTGCTTGCCGATGTCGCGCAGGAACTCCAGGACGGACACGCCGGCCGTCCAGTCGAGGTTGTTGACCACGACGGCCCCGGTGGGCCCGTCGTCGAACTCCACGAACCGCTCCAGCTGGCCGCGGATGCGCCCTGCCCACTCGGCGACGGTGTCCAGCGGGTTCAGGGACCGCTCGGCGGTGTCGCGGGGGTCGCCGATCATGCCGGTCGCGCCGCCCGCCAGGACGATCGGCCGGTGCCCGGCGCGCTGGAAGCGGCGCAGCATGAGCAGCGGGACCAGGTTGCCGGCGTGGAGGCTGGGCGCGGTGGGGTCGAACCCGGCATAGAGGGTGAGCGGGCCCGCGTCGAGGTCCTTCCGCAGGGCGTCGAGGTCGGTGGACTGCGCGATCAGGCCGCGCCAGGACAGCTCGTCGAGGATGTGCTCACTCACGGGCCGCATTCTCCCCTACGGCCGGACCGGGGCGCCGTCGTGGCCGGTGGTCGGCGCGGTGCCGTCCACCGCCGCGGTCCCCGCGGGTGGCGCTCCCGCGGCCGAACGGCGCGCCCGGCACGGCGGGCCGGCCCCGCCGGCGCTACCGAGGGTCACCGTGAGATTCACTCGGGTGAGGAAAAATCGCCCCGGTGGCCAATTGTCGCGCGGCCTCGTGACCGCCAGGTTTGCCTGGTGGCCAGCGACTTGCAGAAGCGGAAGAGCGCCATCGTCTTCAGCGCGATGGACAGCAACGACGACGGGTGCCTGGAACGGGCGGACTTCGAGGCGCTCACCGACCGGTGGGTGGCCCTGCGCCGCGGCGACGGCGGGGAGGACCGGCTGCGCGAGCTGATGATGACCTGGTGGGACACGCTGCGCGCGGCGTCGGACGGCAACTCGGACGAGCGGGTCACGTTCGACGAGCTGCTGTCGGTGGTGGACAACCTGGGCACCATGCTGGACCTCGTGGTGGCGACCGCGGAGTCCATGTTCGAGGCGGTGGACGAGGACGGCGACGGCGAGATCTCCGCCGAGGAGTACGGCCGGATGATCCGCGCGTGGACGGGTCGGGAGACCCCCACCGACGCCGCCTTCGCCCGGCTGGACCTCAACGGCGACGGGCACGTCTCGAAGGGCGAGTTCGCCCGGCACTGGGTGGAGTTCTGGGCCGGTGACGACGAGGACGCGCCCGGCACGCACGTCTTCGGCGAGGTCTAGGCGGTCCCGCCGCCCGTGCCGCCGGGCGCGCCGTTGCGGGTGCGCCGGGTGCCCCGGCGGTAGGTGCTGACGGCGGGCGAGTCGACCCAGAACCGCCACGGCACGTCCACCGCCACGGCGACGCCGACGCGCGGCCCGGTGCGGACCTCCGTCACCGGGTCGCCGGCGAGCAGCCGCACGGACGCGTCGGGCGCCGTGAGGTCGATGCCGTTGTGCGCCCGGTCCAGGCCGAGGACGCTGGTCAGCCGGGCCGGGCCCTTCGCCAGCTCGGCCCGGCTGCGGGCGGTCGGGCGGCGCCGCCCGGCCAGTTCGACGCCGGTGACGACCTCGCCCGCCCGCAGCAGCACCGCGCCGGGCACGCCGTCGGTGAGGGACACCACGTTGGCGCAGAAGTGCATCCCGTACACGAAGTACACGTACAGCCGGCCGGCCGGGCCGAACATGACGTCGTTGCGCGGGGTGCGCCCCCGGTAGCAGTGCGACGCCGGGTCGTCGCCGCCCCGGTACGCCTCGACCTCCACGATCCGCACGCCGACCACGCCCTCGGGCGTGGTGCTCTCGATGACGGAGCCGAGCAGGAGCCGCGCGGCGTCCACGGGGTCGACCGCCAGCTCCCCCTCGGTGAGCTGTCTAGCCACGGCGGGCCAGGTGCGCCTTGTCGCGCAGCCGCTTGAGCTGCTCGGCCACCCTGGCGGGCGCGGTGCCGCCGTGCGCGTCGCGGGACGCGATCGAGCCCGCGACGGTCAGCACGTCGCGCACACCCGGCGTGAGGTGCGGCGAGACCTCGGCGAACTCGGCGTCGGTCAGCTCGTCGAGCCCGACGCCGCGCGCCTCGGCCGCGCGGACGCACCCGCCGGCGGCCTCGTGCGCGACGCGGAACGGGACGCCCTGCCGCACCAGCCACTCGGCGATGTCGGTGGCGAGGGTGAACCCGGCGGGCGCGACCTCGGCCATGCGGGCGGTGTCGAACCGCATGGTGGCGATCATCCCGGCCAGGGCGGGCAGCAGGAGCTCCAGCTGCTCGACGGAGTCGAACAGCGGCTCCTTGTCCTCCTGGAGGTCGCGGTTGTAGGCGAGGGGCTGGGCCTTGAGCGTGGCCAGCAGCCCGGTGAGGTTGCCGATGAGGCGGCCGGACTTGCCGCGGGTCAGCTCGGCGACGTCCGGGTTCTTCTTCTGCGGCATGATCGAGCTGCCGGTGGCCCACGCGTCGTCGAGCACGGCGAAGCGGAACTCGGCGGTGGTCCAGATGATCACCTCTTCGGCGATCCGGGACAGGTCGACGCCGATCATCGCGAGCACGAACGCGATCTCCGCGGCGAAGTCCCGCGAGGCCGTGCCGTCGATGGAGTTCTCGGCGGGCGCGTCGAAGCCCAGCTCCACGGCCACGGCGGTCGGGTCGAGGCCGAGGGACGAGCCGGCGAGCGCGCCCGAGCCGTACGGTGACACGGCGGCCCGCTTGTCCCAGTCGCGCAGGCGGGCGACGTCGCGCAGCAGCGCCTGGCCGTGCGCCAGGAGGTGGTGGGCGAGCAGCACGGGCTGCGCGGACTGGAGGTGGGTGCGGCCGGGCATGACGGCGTCGGGGTGCGCCTCGGCCTGGTCGGCGAGGGCGTCCACGACGTCCAGGACGCCCTCGGACACGCGGCGGGCGGCGTCGCGCAGCCACATCCGGAACAGGGTGGCGACCTGGTCGTTGCGGGACCGGCCGGCGCGCAGCTTGCCGCCCAGCTCGGGTCCGGCGCGGTCGATCAGGCCGCGTTCGAGGGCGGTGTGGACGTCCTCGTCGGCGAGCACGGGCGTGAACGCGCCGGAGGCCACGTCGGCCTCCAGGGCGTCCAGCGCCGCGAGCATCCGGTCCAGCTCGTCCCCGGTCAGCAGGCCCGCGCGGTGCAGCACGCGGGCGTGCGCGCGGGAGCCCCTGATGTCGTAGGGGGCGAGTCGCCAGTCGAAGTGCGTCGACGCGGACAGCAGTGCCATCGCGTCGGCCGGTCCACTGGCGAACCGCCCGCCCCACAGTGCGCTCACTTGTTCAGGTCCCTCTTCGCGGCGATCTTGCTCGGCAGGCCCCACGACCGGACGAAGCCCTCGGCGAGCGGCTGGTCGGAGGTGTCGCGCTCGTCGTGGGTGGCGAGTCCGCGGCCGTGCCGCGACCCCTCGCCGCGCCGACCGGTGACGACCGCGCGACCGCCGTGCAGGACGAGCCGCACCTCGCCCGGCGCGTGCCGCCGGGTCGTCCCGGTGAAGCCGCCCAGAGCGTACTTCAGCGGTGCGGGCGGCGGTCCGCCGTGCACCGGTTCGCCCCGGTCGGCGGCCGCCGCGACGACGGCGGCCCCGGTCCCCTCGGCGTTCCGGCCGGTCGCGGCGGGGGTGTCCGGCCCGCCGGGCACGACCCGGTCACGCATCGGTCCCCCCCGGCGGCGGCTGGTCGGGTCCGGCGGCGAGCGCGGTCAGGCGCGCCGCCAGTCCCGCCCCGGTGAGCGGCTCCCGCGCGACGACGACGATGGTGTCGTCGCCGGCGATGGTGCCGACGACCTCGTCGAGCGCGGAGCGGTCGAGGGCGCTGGCCAGGAACTGCGCCGCGCCGGGCGGGGTGCGCAGCACCGCCAGGTTGCCCGACCAGTCGGCGGAGACCAGCAGTTCGCCGAGGACGCGGGCGAGGCGGGAGGTGCCGCCCTGGACGCCGCGCACGGGGCTGCCGTCCTCGGGGATGACGTAGACCGGCGCGCCGCCGTCGGCCCCGCGCAGCTTCACCGCGCCGAGCTCGTCCAGGTCGCGGGACAGGGTGGCCTGGGTGACCTCGATGCCCTCCGCCGCGAGCGTCTTCGCCAGCTCGGACTGGCTGCGGATGGCCCGCCTGCTGATCAGCTCGACGATGCGGGCCTGGCGGGCGGTGCGCGTCACGGCGCGGCTCCCGGCGGGACGCGCGAGTGCTCCAGCAGCCACACGAGGACCGCCTTCTGGGCGTGCAGGCGGTTCTCGGCCTCGTCCCACACGGCGCTGTCCGGCCCGTCGAGCACCTCGTCGGTGATCTCCCAGCCGCGGTGCGCGGGCAGGCAGTGCAGCACGGTGGTCTCGACGCCGGTGGCGGCGACGAGCGCGGCGTTGAGCTGGTAGGGCCGGAACGGGCCGACGCGGTCGCGGCCGTCGTTCTCCTGGCCCATCGACGTCCAGGTGTCGGTGACCAGCACGTCGGCCCCGTCGACGGCCGCGCGCGGGTCGGTGATCACCTCGACGGAGCCGCCGGTCTCGACGGCGCGCTTGCGGGCGTCGTCGAGGACCCACTCGGCGGGCCGGAAGTGCTCGGGCGCGGCGACGCGGACGTGCATCCCGGCCGTCGTGCCGCCGAGCAGGAGCGAGTTGGCCATGTTGTTCGCGCCGTCGCCGAGGTAGGTGACGGTGAGGCCGGCGAGCCTGCCGCGCGCGCGGCGGATGGTCTGGAGGTCGGCCAGCACCTGGCACGGGTGGAACTCGTCGGTCAGCGCGTTGATCACGGGGACGCGGGACACCGACGCCATCGCGTCGATGCGCTTCTGCGCGAACGTCCGCCACACCACCGCGTCGACGTAGCCGGACAGGATGCGCGAGGTGTCCTCGATGGTCTCCTCGCGGCCCAGCTGCATGGAGCGGCCGTCGACGATCACCGGGTTGCCGCCGAGCTGCGCGATGCCGACCTCGAACGACAGGCGGGTGCGGGTCGAGTTCTTTTCGAAGATCACCGCCACGGACTTGGGCCCGGCCAGCGGTTTGGCGCCGAGCCGGTCGGCCTTGAACGCGTCCGCGAGGTCGAGGACCTCGGCCTGCTCGGCCGGGTCCAGGTCGTCGTCGCGCAGGAAGTGGCGCACCATCAGGACTCCTCGGCCGACAGGAACGACGGCAGGTCGGCCACCAGGCGGTGGGCGTCGGCTTCGGCCAGGATCAGCGGCGGCGCGAGCCGCAGCACGTCGGGCTGGATGGGGTTGACCAGGTAGCCGGCCCGCTGCGCCGCCGCCGCGGCCTTCGCCGAGACCGCCTCGCGCAGCGTGACGCCGAGCAGCAGGCCGGCGCCCCGCACCCCGGAGACCAGCGGGTGGTCCAGCGCCTCGATGCCGGCCGCGATCTCCTTGCCCACCGCGGCGGCGTGCTCCAGCAGGCCGTCGGCGGCGATCGTGTCGAGCACGGCCAGCGCCGCGGCGCAGCTGACGGGGTTGCCGCCGAAGGTCGTGCCGTGGTGGCCGGGCTCGAACAGGTCCTTGGCCGCGCCGAACGCGACGCACGCGCCCAGCGGCAGGCCGCCGCCCAGGCCCTTGGCCAGCGTCATCACGTCCGGCACGACGCCGAACCGCTGGAACGCGAACCACGCGCCGAGCCGGCCGACGCCGGTCTGCACCTCGTCGAGCACGAGCAGCGCGCCGTGCCGGGCGGTGATCGCGCGGGCCGCCTGGAGGTAGCCCTCGGGCGGCACCACGACGCCCTGCTCGCCCTGGACGGGCTCCACGAAGAACGCGGCGGTGTCGTCGTCGATCGCGGCCTCCAGCGCGGCCACGTCGCCGTACGGGACGTGCGTGACGCCGGGCACCAGCGGCTCGAACGGGGTGCGCTTGCCCGGCTGCCCGGTCAGCGCCAGCGCGCCCATCGTGCGGCCGTGGAAGCCGCCCTCGGTGGCGACGACCTTCGTGCGGCCGGTGCGGCGGCTGAGCTTGAACGCGGCCTCGTTGGCCTCCGCGCCGGAGTTGCAGAACAGCACCCGGCCCCCGCCGTCCGCGCCGGCCAGGTCGAGCAGCCGCTCGGCGAGCCGGAGCGCGGGCTCGTTGATGTAGAGGTTGGAGGTGTGGGCGATCGTCTTGATCTGGGCGGTGACCGCGGCGACGACCGCCGGGTGCGCGTGGCCCAGCGCGTTGACCGCGATGCCGGTCAGCAGGTCGAGGTAGCGGTTGCCCTCGGTGTCCCAGACGTAGGCGCCCTCGCCGCGGGCCAGGGTCAGGCCGGGCGTGCCGTAGTTGTTCATCATCGCGGCCTGCCACCGCTGCTGGTCGCTCACTGCTTCTCCCCCGTTCGGTCACCGCTGGTCACCATCGTCCCGACGCCCTCGGAGGTGAAGACCTCCAGGAGCACCGAGTGCGCGAGCCTGCCGTCGATGACGTGCGCCTCGGGCACGCCGCCGCGCACGGCGCGCAGGCACGCCTCCATCTTCGGCACCATGCCGCTGTCCAGGTCCGGGAGCATCCGCTCCAGCCGGTCGGCGTCGACCCGGTGCAGCAGCGAGCCGCGGTCCGGCCAGTCCGCGTACAGGCCCTCCACGTCGGTGAGGACCACGAGCTTCGCGGCGCGCAGCGCCACCGCGACCGCGCCGGCTGCCGTGTCGGCGTTGACGTTGTGCACCACGCCGTCGGCGTCCGGCGCGACCGTGGAGACGACCGGGATGCGGCCCGCCGCGACGATGTCGAGCACCGCGTCGGGGTTCACCTCCACGATGTCGCCCACCAGGCCGATGTCCACCGGCTCGCCGTCCACCAGGGCCGGTCGGCGGGCGGCGGTCAGCAGGTGGGCGTCCTCGCCGGACAGGCCGACCGCGAGCGGGCCGTGCTCGTTGATCAGGCCGACGAGCTCGCGCTGCACCTGGCCGACGAGCACCATGCGGACCACGTCCATCGCCTCGGGCGTGGTGACCCGCAGGCCGCCGCGGAACTCGCTCTCGATGCCGAGCCTGGCCAGCATCGCCGCGATCTGCGGCCCGCCGCCGTGCACGACGACGGGGTGCAGGCCGGCGAGCTTGAGGAACACCATGTCCTGCGCGAACGCGCGCTTGAGCCCGTCGTCCACCATCGCGTTGCCGCCGTACTTGACGACCACGGTCGCGCCCCGGAAGCGCTGGAGCCACGGCAGCGCCTCGATCAGGACCTCGGCCTTCGCCTGTGCCGTCCGGTCGGTCATGAGCTGTAGGCGCTGTTCTCTTCGACGTAGCCGTGCGACAGGTCGGTGGTGAGCACGGTCGCGGCACCGTCGCCGACGTTCAGGTCGATCACGATGGCGATGTCGCGGCCGGACAGGTCGGCCTCGCCCCGGTCGGCGGCCTTGTGGCCGTCGGCGAACAGGGTGACGCCGTTGATCGTGATGCCGAGCTTGTGCTGGTCGACGGTGGCGCGCGAGCGGCCGACGGCCATCGCGACGCGGCCCCAGTTCGGGTCGGAGCCGAACAGGGCGGTCTTGACCAGGTTGTCCTCGGCGACGGTCCGGGCGACCGTGAGCGCGTCGGCCTCGGACGCCGCGCCGTTGACCGTGACGCTGATCTCCTTGGTGACGCCCTCGGCGTCGCCCTGGAGCTGCTTGACCAGGTCGGCGGCCACGGCGGTGAGCAGCCGGGCGAAGTCGCCCGCGTCGGGCGCGACGCCGGACGCGCCGGAGGCCAGCAGCAGCACGGTGTCGTTGGTGGAGGTGCCGCCGTCGACGTCGAGCCGGTCGTAGGTGCGCGCGGTGGTGGCGCGCAGGGCCGCGTCGAGCGCGTCGCCGTCGAGGGCGGCGTCGGTGGTGAGGACGCTGAGCATGGTGGCCATGTTGGGCGCGAGCATCCCGGCGCCCTTGACGAACCCGCCGACCGACCAGCCGTCGGGGTGCGCCGCCCAGCACTGCTTGGGGCGGGTGTCGGTGGTCATCACGGCGGTGGCGGCGGCCAGGCCGGCCGCGTCGCCGTCGGCGAGCCGCCCCGCGGCCAGCTCGACGCCCGCCGTCAGCCGGTCCATCGGGAGGCGTTCGCCGATCAGGCCGGTGGAGCAGACGGCGACCTCGATCGCGCCGACGCCCAGCACCTCGGCGACCTTCTCGGCGGTGGCGTGGGTGTCCTGGAAGCCCTCGGGCCCGGTGCAGGCGTTCGCGCCGCCGGAGTTGAGCACCACGGCGGCGAGCCTGCGCTCCCGGAGCACCTGCTGCGACCACAGCACGGGCGCGGCCTTCACCTGGTTGGTGGTGAACACGCCCGCGGCGGCCCGGCCCGGCCCCTCGTTGACGACCAGCGCGAGGTCCAGGCCGCCGGACTCCTTGATGCCGGCGGCGACGCCCGCCGCCTTGAAGCCCTTCGGTCCGGTGACGCCGCGGTCGCGGGTCGGTGCGGTGGCGGGTGTGGTCACGGTGCGACTCCAACGGTGGACAGGCCGGTGGTCTCCGGCAGGCCGAGGGCGAGGTTCATACACTGCACCGCGGCGCCCGCGGTGCCCTTCGCCAGGTTGTCCACCGCCGCCACGACCACCAGGCGGTTCAGGTCGTGGTCGACGGTGACCTGGAGCAGCACCGCGTTCGAGCCGAGCACCGCGCCCGTGGTCGGCCAGTGGCCTTCCGGCAGCAGGTGCACGAACGGCTCGTCGGCGTACGCCTCCTCGTAGGCGGCGCGGACGTCGCCCGCGTCGGCCTTGAGCGTCGCCGAGCAGGTGGCGAGGATGCCGCGCGGCAGCGGCGCGAGGACCGGCGTGAACGACACCCCGACCGGCTCGCCGGCGACCGCGGACAGGTTCTGCGCGATCTCGGGGGTGTGCCGGTGCGCGCCGCCGACGCCGTACGCGCTCAGCGAGCCCATCACCTCCGAGCCGAGCAGGTTCGGCTTGGGCGCCTTGCCCGCGCCCGACGTGCCGGACACGGCGACGACGGTGACCTCGGGCTCGACCAAGCCCATCGCGGGCGCGAGCGCGAGGGAGGACACGGTCGGGTAGCAGCCGGGCACGGCGACCCGCCGGGTGGTCCGCAGGGCGTCGCGGTGACCCGGCAGCTCGGGCAGGCCGTAGGGCCAGCTGCCCGCGTGCTCGCCGCCGTACCAGCGCTCCCAGGAGCGGGCGTCGGTGAGCCGGTGGTCCGCGCCGCAGTCGACGACCAGGGTGTCCTCGCCGAGCCGGGCGGCGAGCGCGGCCGAGTGGCCGTGCGGCAGGGCGAGGAAGACGACGTCGTGGCCGGCGAGGTGCTCGGCCGTGGTCTCGACCAGGGTGCGGTCGGCGAGGGGCAGCAGGTGGGGTTGGTGGGCGAGCAGCGGCGCGCCCGCGTTCCCGCCCGCCGTCAACGCCCCGATCTCCACGTCCGGGTGGCCGAGCAGGAGGCGCAACAGCTCACCCCCGGCATAGCCACTGGCACCCGCGACCGCGATCCGCACCGTCATGTGGATGATTATGCACTGTCGCGCAAAACTACTCAATCCCGTTTTCGCGGGTGGCGGGCCCGGCGGCCCGGCCCGACCTCCGGCGCGGCCCTCCGGCCGCGTGAGCGACCCTCGGGTCCGCATCCTCCGGCACCGTCACCCGTTCGGGCACATCGGGGTTCCGCAGAGTGCTCCAGCTCACTGTGTTCGATGGCCGCGACTCCGTCGCGGCGGCTCGGCCGCCTGTTGGTCGGCCCATCCCGCCTGATTTCCCGCCGATCGAAAAGCGTGATCGGCGGGAAATCAGGCGGGACAGGCCGACGCGGCCTCGCTGCGCGGGTGCGGGAGACCCCGTGATACCACCGTCGCATAGCACTTCATGCCGCTACCGCCCCCGCACCGCGAGGCCGCGTCGG
Coding sequences:
- the tyrS gene encoding tyrosine--tRNA ligase — its product is MSEHILDELSWRGLIAQSTDLDALRKDLDAGPLTLYAGFDPTAPSLHAGNLVPLLMLRRFQRAGHRPIVLAGGATGMIGDPRDTAERSLNPLDTVAEWAGRIRGQLERFVEFDDGPTGAVVVNNLDWTAGVSVLEFLRDIGKHFSVNVMLARETVKRRLDGDGMSYTEFSYLLLQSHDYLRLHREYGTRLQVGGSDQWGNIVGGVDLVRKVDGKSVHALTAPLVTDAEGRKFGKSTGGGNVWLDPAMTSPYAWYQYFVNVGDADVLRYLRLFTFLSRDEIAELERQTAEAPHLRAAQKKLAQEFTDLVHGERETRQVVAASQALFGRGELRELDLSTLEAAMAEAPTGEVRLADSPTIVDLLVVSGLADSKGAARRTVKEGGAYVNNAKVVDEEWVPARDDLLHGSWLVVRRGKRNTAGVRVLV
- a CDS encoding EF-hand domain-containing protein; translation: MASDLQKRKSAIVFSAMDSNDDGCLERADFEALTDRWVALRRGDGGEDRLRELMMTWWDTLRAASDGNSDERVTFDELLSVVDNLGTMLDLVVATAESMFEAVDEDGDGEISAEEYGRMIRAWTGRETPTDAAFARLDLNGDGHVSKGEFARHWVEFWAGDDEDAPGTHVFGEV
- a CDS encoding DNA-3-methyladenine glycosylase; this translates as MARQLTEGELAVDPVDAARLLLGSVIESTTPEGVVGVRIVEVEAYRGGDDPASHCYRGRTPRNDVMFGPAGRLYVYFVYGMHFCANVVSLTDGVPGAVLLRAGEVVTGVELAGRRRPTARSRAELAKGPARLTSVLGLDRAHNGIDLTAPDASVRLLAGDPVTEVRTGPRVGVAVAVDVPWRFWVDSPAVSTYRRGTRRTRNGAPGGTGGGTA
- the argH gene encoding argininosuccinate lyase; the encoded protein is MALLSASTHFDWRLAPYDIRGSRAHARVLHRAGLLTGDELDRMLAALDALEADVASGAFTPVLADEDVHTALERGLIDRAGPELGGKLRAGRSRNDQVATLFRMWLRDAARRVSEGVLDVVDALADQAEAHPDAVMPGRTHLQSAQPVLLAHHLLAHGQALLRDVARLRDWDKRAAVSPYGSGALAGSSLGLDPTAVAVELGFDAPAENSIDGTASRDFAAEIAFVLAMIGVDLSRIAEEVIIWTTAEFRFAVLDDAWATGSSIMPQKKNPDVAELTRGKSGRLIGNLTGLLATLKAQPLAYNRDLQEDKEPLFDSVEQLELLLPALAGMIATMRFDTARMAEVAPAGFTLATDIAEWLVRQGVPFRVAHEAAGGCVRAAEARGVGLDELTDAEFAEVSPHLTPGVRDVLTVAGSIASRDAHGGTAPARVAEQLKRLRDKAHLARRG
- a CDS encoding argininosuccinate synthase domain-containing protein, giving the protein MRDRVVPGGPDTPAATGRNAEGTGAAVVAAAADRGEPVHGGPPPAPLKYALGGFTGTTRRHAPGEVRLVLHGGRAVVTGRRGEGSRHGRGLATHDERDTSDQPLAEGFVRSWGLPSKIAAKRDLNK
- a CDS encoding arginine repressor translates to MTRTARQARIVELISRRAIRSQSELAKTLAAEGIEVTQATLSRDLDELGAVKLRGADGGAPVYVIPEDGSPVRGVQGGTSRLARVLGELLVSADWSGNLAVLRTPPGAAQFLASALDRSALDEVVGTIAGDDTIVVVAREPLTGAGLAARLTALAAGPDQPPPGGTDA
- the argF gene encoding ornithine carbamoyltransferase, which encodes MVRHFLRDDDLDPAEQAEVLDLADAFKADRLGAKPLAGPKSVAVIFEKNSTRTRLSFEVGIAQLGGNPVIVDGRSMQLGREETIEDTSRILSGYVDAVVWRTFAQKRIDAMASVSRVPVINALTDEFHPCQVLADLQTIRRARGRLAGLTVTYLGDGANNMANSLLLGGTTAGMHVRVAAPEHFRPAEWVLDDARKRAVETGGSVEVITDPRAAVDGADVLVTDTWTSMGQENDGRDRVGPFRPYQLNAALVAATGVETTVLHCLPAHRGWEITDEVLDGPDSAVWDEAENRLHAQKAVLVWLLEHSRVPPGAAP